Below is a window of Halobaculum lipolyticum DNA.
TGTGAAGGGTCCTCGATACAATAAGTCAGCGCATCGTGTCGGACGGCCGTCCGGTCGGCCGTTCCTCCCGCCCTACCGGAGGTCGACCGGCTCGCCGCCGGAGTCGAACACCGCGTCGACGACGCGCTGGACCGCCGTCGCCTCCGCGAACGACACGAGGTCGGCGTCGTCGCCGTCGAGCGCCGCGACGAACTCGTCGACGAGCGTCAGCGTCGTCGACGCGCGGTCGGCGCACAGTTCGCGCTCGTCGTCGGTGCCGGGGTCCGCGATCAGCCGGTACCACTCGGTCAGCGCCAGTTCCCCCTCGGTGCCGGTCACGGTGATCGCGTTCTCCTCGGGCTGGTCGTGGTCGGCGAGCAGGTCGACGGTGCCGTGGACGGGCGCGTCGGTGTCGACCGCGCCGGCGGTCGCGTCGCCGCCGGCCGCGAACCAACCGACGACGGACTCCTCGCACTCGTCCGGCCCGGCGTACTCCACGACGGCGCTCAGGCGGTCGACCCCGCCGAACAGCTCCCGGACGCCGAACAGGAAGTGCGTGCCGACCTCGCGGATCGGTCCGCCCTGCTCGCGCGACCGGAGCCAGTCGACGTCCTGCCACTCGCGGGGCCACGTCGGGAACCGGAAGTCCAGCGAGACGCGCCGAGGGGTGCCGATCGCCCCGTCCGCGACGCGCTCGCGCAACTCGACGAACCCGGGCGTGTAGCGGAACGGGAGGTTCACCGCGGTCACGAGGTCCGTCTCCGCCTCCAGCGCGGCGAGTTCGGCTCCCTCCTCGGCGTCCTCGGCGATCGGCTTCTCGCAGATCACGTTGACGCCGGCGTCCAGCCCGGCCGCCGCGATCTCGCGGTGGTGGACCGGCGGCACGCCGACGTACAGCACGTCGAGGTCCTCGGCGGCCAGCAGTTCCTCGTGGTCGGTGTAGGCGTCGGCGTCGCGCTCGGCGGCGAACGACGCGGCGCGCTCGGCGTCGACGTCGCAGGCGGCGGCGACGGTCGTCTCCGGGTGCTCCGCGAACGACTCCGCCAGTCGGGTGCCGATGACGCCACAGCCGACGATCCCCACGTCGTACATGGCGGGAGGTTCGACCGCGGCGGGATGGGCGTTGTCATCGCCGGGCGCTCGCGGCGGTCGCGGCGCTCAGTCGTCCGACTTCGCAGGGTCGCCCCCCGACGGGGCGCCGACGCCGTCGTCGACGAGCGGCGTGTCGGGACCGTCCGGCGTCCGCCTGCCGTCGACCGCGGCGCGCTCGTCGGCCGCCGCGGCCGCGTGGGTCGGGAGCGTGACCCGGACGACGTTGCCGTCGTCGTACTCGAACTCGATGCGGCCGTTGAGCGCGGTGACACACCAGTGGACGATCCACAGCCCGATCCCGCTGCCGTGTTCCAACGCCGTCTCGTCGCCCGCGCTGAGCGCGTCGATCTCGGCGTCGTCGATCGGCGGGTTCTCGTCCGTGACCTCGACGACGGTGGCCGACCGGTCGTCGGGGTCGGTCGTGATCCGGACGACCACCGCGGGGGCGGGGACGCCCGCGGCGTCGTCGGCGTGGACGATCGCGTTCTCGATCAGGTTCGAGACGACCATCGAGAGCACGGTCGAGTCGGTCCGGATCCGGGTCCGGTCGGTCTCGATCTCGGCGGCGACGTCGGCGTGGGGGTACGACTCGCGGAGGTCCCGCCACACGTCGTTGACCAGGTCGGTCACCTCGACGACCGACAGGTCGAGGTCGCGCCCCTGGATCCGGCCGAACTGCTTCGCCTTCCGCGCGGTCGCGAGCAGCCGCTCGCTGGACGCGACGATCGCTCCCGCCTGCGTCCCGACCGCGGGGTCGGTGGCGCTCGCTCGGATCGCTCGGGCGTTCCCCCTGGCGACGGTGAGTTCGTTCCGGAGGTTGTGCCGGAGGATGCGATTGAGCACGGACAGCTGTTGCTTGCGCCGTCGCTCGACCGTCACCTCGTAGAGGACGACCAGCCCGCCGACGTCGTCGCCGCGCTGGTCGCGCAACGGCGTGTGCGAGACGGCGAAGATGCCGCCGTCGGCGCCGTCCACGGTCAGCTCTCCGCTCGATCGGACGTCGTCGAGCGTCGCGCCCGCGAGGTCCGCGAACGGCACCGGGACGGCCGCCGTCCCGTCGACGTCGAACAGGGACTCCGCCCGGCGGTTCATGTTCACGACGGCCGCCTCCGTGTCGAGGACCAACAGCGGCTCCGCGAGGTCGTCGAGGGCGCTCCGTTTGGCGGCCCGCTGTGTGGTCGGCGCCGTCTCGAACAGTCGCGTCCCGACGAAGGCGTACACGTCGAGGGCGACGTGGAACAGCAGCAGCGGCGCCCCGAGGTTCAGTTCGGGCCACGGGCCGACGCCGACGAGCCACACGACGACGCCGGTGGCCGGGGGGAGCGTGCTGAGCGCGATCGCGGTCGCCTCCCGGCGGTACAGCGGTCCGTACGTCGAGATCGCCCCGACCAACAGGAGCACGCCGACGGCGGCGGTCCCGAGGCTGACCAGCAGGGCCGCGTACCCGGGGAGTTGGATCGCGTACCGGACCGTCGTGACCCCGAACTCCGGCGACCGTCTGAAGAACAGCCACAGCCAGTCGTGGAGCGGGTGCGTGAGCGCGAGCAGCGACGCCGACACCGGGACCGCGAACAGGAGCCGGAACCCCCGGGATCGGAGCAACGCCGACCGCCCGGTGTACGCGAGCGCGAACCCGAGGAACAGCGGCCCGAGCCACGCCATCCCGACCCACGCGACGGCTTCCGCGTACGCCCGGACCGTGAGGTCGGATACGAGCAGGCCGACGGTGTACGCGAGCGCCCACACCGCCTGCGCCGACAGCGTCGCCATCAGCCACCCGGCCCCGGCCGACCCGCGGTGGCGGTCGAGGTACCACGCCAGCGCCGCGGAGCCGGCGCCGGCGGCGCCGGTGCTCACAACGATCGCACTCCCGATCACTCCGGTCAAAGCTATTCCACCCTACGACTTCGTAGGGAAGAAGATTGGCTTCCGAGGCGGTACACGTCGGGAGCGCGACGTTTCCGCGCCGGACGGTCGCGTCCCGATCGTCGCCGGAGTCACCGTCACACTGACGTGTCGACGGGCGGTGTCGACCGACGATGGACGACTCCGAACGGCGTCGGCTGCTCGACCGGCTCCGGGGCGGCAGCACCGTCGGGTTCCGGATGCCCGACCGGATCGAGGTCGACGGCACGACCATCGAACTGAAGCGGCTCGTCTTCGAGTCCGAGCGGCTGGACGCGGTCACCGAAGCCGAGCGCGAGCGCGTCGACGAGGCGCTCGGACTGCTCCGCCGCGAGCGAACCCGGCGACGCCGTCGCATCGCCGAGGGCGACATCTCCGTCGCGGAGGGCGACGCCCTCGCGGACGAGGTGATCGGCATCGACCGCGCGATCAACGCGCTGGAGGGACTCGACGCGCCGGGGTTCGGCGAGGAGGCGCGCCGCAGCCGGATCGAGGGGCACAAGGAGTGGCTCGGGCTGGTGAACCAGCTCCGGTGAGGCGGGCGACGGACTCGCCGGGACGCGGCGTCGGGCGGCCGCGCGCCGCGACCCGACCCCGTACACGCGAAACGACTTTCACGCGATCCGGAGTCCCTCCGATATGGCATACAGCTACGAGCCGCACTACTTCGAGGACTTCGCGGTCGGCCAGGAGTTCGTCACCGTCGGGCGCACCGTCACCGAGTCGGACTTCGTGATGCACTCGGCGCTGACGGGCGACTGGACGGAGCTGCACACCAACGCCGAGTACGCCGAGGACAACGCCTTCGGCGAGCGCATCGCCCACGGTCCCATGACGTTCGTGCAGGCGACGGGGTTCGTCTACCGGACGGGCATCGTCGAGCGCACCGCGCTGGCGTTCCTCGGGATGAACTACATGGACCTCCCGAACCCCGTGTTCATCGGCGACACCATCTCCATGGAGATGGAGGTGACGGAGACGAAGGACCTCTCCAGCCGCGACGACGCCGGCCTCGTCGTCATCGACTGTGAAGTGACGAACCAGGACGACACGGTCGTCCTCCAGGGCGACATGAAGTTCCTCATCAAGACGCGGGCCGAGGCGGACGACCCCCACGCCTGAGCGCACACGCCGACACGGTCAGCCGTTTCCGAACAGCGCCTGCACGACCTCCGGCGCGCGACGGCCCACCCGCGCGGCCGTCCACGCGCTCTTGCGCCCCGCTCCCAGCAGGTAGTGCTGGGCGCTGCGCGGCACGGGCTGGCGGCGCCCGTGGACCGACCCGTTCCCGTCGGCCAGCGCCGCGACCACGTCCTCGCCGTCGACCGCGCTCTGGCGCTCGACGCCCGGGACGGTGACCTCGGTGAACGCACGACCGAGGTAGCGGGCGTGGTGTGCGTCGCTGGCGGCGACGCCGGGGTAGCCGTTCGCCTCGGCGAACCGCCGGGCGCGTCG
It encodes the following:
- a CDS encoding Gfo/Idh/MocA family protein; amino-acid sequence: MYDVGIVGCGVIGTRLAESFAEHPETTVAAACDVDAERAASFAAERDADAYTDHEELLAAEDLDVLYVGVPPVHHREIAAAGLDAGVNVICEKPIAEDAEEGAELAALEAETDLVTAVNLPFRYTPGFVELRERVADGAIGTPRRVSLDFRFPTWPREWQDVDWLRSREQGGPIREVGTHFLFGVRELFGGVDRLSAVVEYAGPDECEESVVGWFAAGGDATAGAVDTDAPVHGTVDLLADHDQPEENAITVTGTEGELALTEWYRLIADPGTDDERELCADRASTTLTLVDEFVAALDGDDADLVSFAEATAVQRVVDAVFDSGGEPVDLR
- a CDS encoding histidine kinase N-terminal 7TM domain-containing protein encodes the protein MSTGAAGAGSAALAWYLDRHRGSAGAGWLMATLSAQAVWALAYTVGLLVSDLTVRAYAEAVAWVGMAWLGPLFLGFALAYTGRSALLRSRGFRLLFAVPVSASLLALTHPLHDWLWLFFRRSPEFGVTTVRYAIQLPGYAALLVSLGTAAVGVLLLVGAISTYGPLYRREATAIALSTLPPATGVVVWLVGVGPWPELNLGAPLLLFHVALDVYAFVGTRLFETAPTTQRAAKRSALDDLAEPLLVLDTEAAVVNMNRRAESLFDVDGTAAVPVPFADLAGATLDDVRSSGELTVDGADGGIFAVSHTPLRDQRGDDVGGLVVLYEVTVERRRKQQLSVLNRILRHNLRNELTVARGNARAIRASATDPAVGTQAGAIVASSERLLATARKAKQFGRIQGRDLDLSVVEVTDLVNDVWRDLRESYPHADVAAEIETDRTRIRTDSTVLSMVVSNLIENAIVHADDAAGVPAPAVVVRITTDPDDRSATVVEVTDENPPIDDAEIDALSAGDETALEHGSGIGLWIVHWCVTALNGRIEFEYDDGNVVRVTLPTHAAAAADERAAVDGRRTPDGPDTPLVDDGVGAPSGGDPAKSDD
- a CDS encoding DUF5788 family protein, yielding MDDSERRRLLDRLRGGSTVGFRMPDRIEVDGTTIELKRLVFESERLDAVTEAERERVDEALGLLRRERTRRRRRIAEGDISVAEGDALADEVIGIDRAINALEGLDAPGFGEEARRSRIEGHKEWLGLVNQLR
- a CDS encoding MaoC/PaaZ C-terminal domain-containing protein; translated protein: MAYSYEPHYFEDFAVGQEFVTVGRTVTESDFVMHSALTGDWTELHTNAEYAEDNAFGERIAHGPMTFVQATGFVYRTGIVERTALAFLGMNYMDLPNPVFIGDTISMEMEVTETKDLSSRDDAGLVVIDCEVTNQDDTVVLQGDMKFLIKTRAEADDPHA